One Tepidisphaeraceae bacterium genomic region harbors:
- a CDS encoding chemotaxis protein CheW produces MSVSDSGASTATSARAGKYLTFGLGKEGYGLQILKVREIIGYMDITAVPRTPGYVRGVINLRG; encoded by the coding sequence ATGTCAGTGTCTGATTCCGGAGCGTCCACAGCGACGTCGGCGCGTGCCGGGAAGTACCTCACGTTCGGCTTGGGCAAGGAAGGCTATGGCCTGCAGATCCTGAAGGTCCGCGAGATCATCGGCTACATGGACATCACGGCCGTGCCGCGCACGCCCGGCTATGTCCGCGGCGTGATCAACCTGCGCGGC
- a CDS encoding type III pantothenate kinase: MDINLLVLSVGNSRLAIGTFIAGELQGVVRVPHSQRADWAGVIGEAWRKIADTEDPAIAGASVNPTIVEALEHAVQQATGQAVEWVGRDLDLPIKVLTENPEQTGVDRVLNVAAAYEQLGKACVVVDAGTAVTVDFCNYAGEFLGGAIAPGASVMLDALHEKTAKLPRVTLAVPAGAFGTDTASAIQHGVFHGIRGMVKELVENYATTLGTWPELIATGGDAQTLFADWELVHAISPDLTIYGIALAYTEHHIRRPE; this comes from the coding sequence ATGGACATCAATCTGCTCGTGCTGAGCGTCGGGAACTCGCGGCTGGCGATCGGCACCTTTATCGCAGGGGAACTTCAGGGTGTGGTCCGCGTGCCCCACAGCCAGCGGGCCGATTGGGCCGGGGTGATCGGCGAGGCCTGGCGCAAGATCGCCGACACCGAGGACCCCGCGATCGCCGGAGCGAGCGTCAATCCGACGATCGTCGAAGCGCTCGAGCATGCGGTTCAGCAGGCGACGGGGCAGGCGGTTGAATGGGTTGGCCGCGATCTGGACCTGCCGATCAAGGTGCTGACGGAGAACCCCGAGCAGACCGGTGTCGACCGCGTGCTGAACGTCGCGGCCGCTTACGAACAGCTGGGAAAGGCATGTGTAGTCGTGGATGCAGGGACGGCCGTCACCGTCGACTTCTGCAACTACGCAGGCGAGTTCCTGGGTGGGGCGATCGCCCCCGGCGCAAGCGTGATGCTCGACGCGCTGCACGAGAAGACCGCCAAGCTGCCGCGCGTGACGCTGGCGGTCCCGGCCGGCGCCTTTGGCACCGACACCGCCAGCGCAATTCAGCACGGTGTGTTCCACGGCATTCGCGGCATGGTGAAGGAACTGGTCGAAAACTACGCGACCACCCTCGGCACTTGGCCGGAACTGATCGCGACCGGCGGCGATGCGCAGACGCTGTTCGCCGACTGGGAACTCGTGCACGCAATTTCGCCCGACCTGACGATTTACGGTATCGCGTTGGCCTACACCGAGCACCACATTCGAAGGCCCGAGTGA
- a CDS encoding DUF1992 domain-containing protein translates to MSFKNIDMEAAIRRIAERRIDDAMAEGKFDRIEGAGKPLDLEPMPAEENQRMMWWALRIFKQNDVIPHEVTWRKQVDQLKANLAQATTDDQRRSLALQINELVHKVNTLGTNAMAGNLATVDVPDAAT, encoded by the coding sequence ATGTCGTTCAAGAACATCGACATGGAGGCCGCCATCCGCCGGATCGCTGAACGGCGCATCGATGACGCGATGGCGGAAGGCAAGTTCGATCGGATCGAAGGCGCCGGAAAGCCGTTGGACTTGGAGCCGATGCCGGCCGAGGAGAACCAGCGCATGATGTGGTGGGCGCTGCGCATCTTCAAGCAGAACGACGTTATACCCCACGAGGTCACTTGGCGCAAGCAGGTCGACCAACTGAAAGCGAATCTCGCGCAAGCCACGACCGATGATCAGCGGCGCTCGCTCGCGTTGCAGATCAACGAGCTGGTCCACAAGGTGAACACGCTCGGCACCAACGCGATGGCGGGAAACCTAGCGACAGTAGACGTGCCCGACGCAGCGACGTGA
- the queG gene encoding tRNA epoxyqueuosine(34) reductase QueG, whose translation MPSVLPQPDRLALALQIKQRATDLGFNLVGIAPAGRSIYRDYFAQWLAGGKAGEMRYLHNRFDERTDVGQLLPGARSVVCVALNYHVPLMSAEPADVNERDEVRIARYALADDYHEIIKPRLYDLADFIREVVPDAQTKCGVDTAPIMEKELAARAGVGWIGKSTNLINPYIGSWLLLGEVITTLELPTDEPAVDRCGTCRRCIDACPTGAITAPYEMDARRCISYLTIEHRGEVADELAGKMDNWLYGCDICQDVCPWNSKAIDSDEPSLQPRFASGTLNASELLSWEPQTYYDTLRGSAMRRVKLPILKRNAEIVQSNIARPSGPSPGTPGEGHSNV comes from the coding sequence ATGCCCAGCGTCCTACCCCAACCCGACCGTCTCGCGCTCGCGCTGCAGATCAAACAGCGGGCAACCGATCTCGGCTTCAACCTCGTCGGCATCGCGCCGGCTGGCCGGTCAATCTACCGCGACTACTTCGCGCAATGGCTGGCGGGCGGCAAGGCCGGTGAGATGCGCTACCTGCACAACCGCTTCGACGAACGCACCGACGTGGGGCAACTGTTGCCGGGCGCGCGGTCGGTCGTCTGCGTCGCGCTGAACTACCACGTGCCCCTGATGTCGGCCGAACCCGCTGATGTTAACGAGCGTGATGAGGTTCGGATCGCGCGGTACGCGTTGGCCGACGACTACCACGAGATCATCAAGCCGCGGCTGTACGACTTGGCCGACTTCATCCGCGAAGTCGTACCGGACGCGCAGACCAAGTGCGGCGTGGACACCGCGCCGATCATGGAGAAGGAACTGGCCGCAAGAGCCGGCGTCGGTTGGATCGGCAAGAGCACGAACCTGATCAACCCGTACATCGGCTCTTGGTTGCTGTTGGGCGAGGTCATCACCACGCTGGAGCTGCCCACCGACGAGCCCGCCGTCGACCGCTGCGGCACCTGCCGGCGGTGCATCGATGCCTGCCCGACCGGCGCCATCACCGCACCGTACGAGATGGACGCCCGCCGATGCATCTCCTACCTCACGATCGAACATCGTGGCGAGGTGGCCGATGAACTGGCTGGGAAGATGGACAACTGGCTGTACGGCTGCGACATCTGCCAGGACGTCTGCCCGTGGAACTCAAAGGCGATCGACTCGGACGAGCCGTCGCTGCAACCGCGCTTCGCCAGTGGAACATTGAACGCGAGCGAGTTGTTGAGCTGGGAACCCCAGACGTACTACGACACGTTGCGCGGCAGTGCGATGCGGCGCGTGAAGCTGCCGATCCTCAAGCGGAACGCCGAGATCGTCCAATCGAACATCGCACGCCCGTCCGGCCCCTCTCCCGGTACGCCGGGAGAGGGGCATTCGAACGTTTGA